A single region of the Chryseobacterium culicis genome encodes:
- a CDS encoding cupin domain-containing protein, with protein sequence MNTNIHDYIVKTEQKEWQPLIEKGIHYEGIFVKSLKFDPENNRSTSILLKFEPGASYPYHNHPAGEELFIMEGDATIAGARLEKGDYLYTPPSFKHSVKSEHGCIILFVIPEEVEIL encoded by the coding sequence ATGAACACCAACATCCACGATTACATCGTAAAAACAGAACAGAAAGAATGGCAGCCTTTAATTGAAAAAGGGATTCATTATGAAGGTATTTTTGTAAAATCTTTAAAATTTGATCCTGAAAACAACCGCTCAACCAGTATTCTTTTAAAATTTGAACCGGGAGCCAGCTATCCTTATCACAACCATCCTGCAGGTGAGGAACTGTTTATCATGGAAGGCGATGCCACTATTGCAGGAGCCAGACTTGAAAAAGGAGATTATTTATACACTCCGCCTAGCTTCAAACATTCCGTGAAGTCGGAACATGGATGCATCATTCTTTTTGTGATCCCTGAAGAAGTAGAAATTCTTTAA
- a CDS encoding heparan-alpha-glucosaminide N-acetyltransferase domain-containing protein, with protein MEQQNKRILTLDLIKGISVLGMIIIHTLLVYANVKSQYETAIGSFIVFLGRGTSIFLICMGITFMTSSHQSLKSALKRGVLLVFAGLFMNFMKFMVPVIFNFAPDNFIQKYGWNAPIEQQYVYLVQLGDILQLAGMSLLFVGFIREYVKNKYIMLAIGLFVALISREVSGINLDYPVINYVLDLLFNTDYPAYVYFPVFPWMAFIIIGMFFGKWFQELNYNIQQIFRNMLYVGLLFIAIGAPLVFLYGDYNYNGFYHMGPGGVIYFAGWTLLFLWLINTITTNSKENGFMRVLKYCSKNLTSMYMIQWILISWGKGIFGYRQHEIGYVSVLIVLYIILTFSVQTLLDIIRKKKTLFDFRPLSSNKTVLK; from the coding sequence ATGGAACAACAAAACAAAAGAATCCTGACTCTGGATTTAATAAAAGGTATAAGTGTTCTCGGAATGATCATTATACATACCTTATTGGTGTATGCCAATGTCAAATCACAATATGAAACAGCCATTGGCAGTTTTATTGTTTTTCTCGGAAGAGGAACTTCCATCTTCCTGATCTGTATGGGAATCACCTTTATGACTTCCAGCCATCAAAGCCTTAAGAGTGCATTAAAAAGAGGTGTTTTATTGGTGTTTGCAGGCCTATTTATGAATTTTATGAAGTTTATGGTCCCTGTTATTTTTAATTTTGCTCCCGATAATTTTATTCAAAAATACGGATGGAATGCTCCTATAGAACAACAGTATGTATATCTGGTACAGCTGGGTGATATTTTACAGCTTGCAGGGATGTCTTTATTATTCGTTGGGTTTATCAGAGAATATGTGAAAAATAAATATATTATGCTGGCTATAGGCTTATTCGTTGCCCTGATATCCAGAGAAGTCAGCGGAATCAATCTGGACTATCCCGTGATCAATTATGTTCTGGATCTTCTTTTCAATACAGATTATCCAGCATATGTCTATTTTCCTGTTTTCCCATGGATGGCTTTTATTATCATCGGAATGTTTTTCGGTAAATGGTTCCAGGAATTGAACTACAATATCCAACAGATATTTAGAAATATGCTGTATGTGGGGCTGTTGTTCATTGCCATAGGAGCACCGCTGGTTTTTCTGTATGGTGATTATAATTACAACGGTTTTTATCATATGGGACCTGGAGGAGTTATTTATTTTGCAGGCTGGACGTTACTGTTTTTATGGCTGATCAATACAATAACGACAAATAGTAAAGAAAATGGCTTCATGCGTGTTCTAAAATACTGCAGCAAAAATTTAACCTCAATGTATATGATTCAATGGATACTGATCTCTTGGGGAAAAGGAATTTTTGGGTATAGACAGCATGAAATTGGTTATGTTTCGGTGCTCATTGTACTGTATATTATTCTCACCTTTTCAGTGCAGACTTTGTTGGATATCATAAGAAAGAAAAAAACTTTATTTGATTTCAGACCCCTATCATCAAACAAAACAGTGTTGAAATAA
- a CDS encoding BPSS1187 family protein, with the protein MKKKTLLSTMMTFILLCMVSLSINLSAQKISLAIDFSGYKKLKVKPSEADPSVKNWDSAHIVLYDKTIKNNKVLLWLTGTGGSTDHFPQSFFKTALDQGYRIIALSFISSPGVSKVCKGDFLSKDVDCAAEFRRKRIYGDNVFPIIPDQYQDAIIPRLIKLLQYLSKNDKEGGWSQYLNQNTGKPVWSKIAIVGQSQGGGMAEFIAQHEAVARIISFSGGWDYSDSKTKKIAGWYAQKLVTPPQNVFATYHVKEVAATNLAEICKALHIPAENVFALDQPIDQARNKPNPYHVEGVKNPVYKPIWIKMLGSGL; encoded by the coding sequence ATGAAAAAAAAGACCTTATTATCCACCATGATGACATTTATTTTGTTGTGTATGGTAAGTTTGTCCATAAATTTGTCCGCACAAAAGATAAGCCTTGCTATTGATTTTTCCGGATATAAAAAACTCAAAGTGAAACCCAGTGAAGCTGATCCTTCAGTAAAGAATTGGGACAGTGCCCATATTGTATTGTATGACAAGACCATTAAAAATAATAAGGTGTTGTTGTGGCTTACAGGAACTGGCGGGTCAACTGATCATTTTCCACAAAGTTTTTTTAAAACAGCATTGGATCAGGGATATCGGATTATAGCACTCTCTTTTATAAGTTCACCTGGAGTTTCGAAGGTTTGTAAAGGAGATTTTTTGAGTAAAGATGTTGACTGTGCCGCTGAATTTCGCAGAAAAAGGATCTATGGTGATAATGTTTTCCCGATTATTCCGGATCAGTATCAGGATGCAATTATACCTCGTCTGATAAAACTTTTACAGTATTTGTCGAAAAATGATAAAGAAGGGGGATGGTCTCAATATCTGAATCAGAACACAGGTAAGCCTGTTTGGAGTAAAATAGCCATAGTAGGACAATCCCAGGGTGGAGGAATGGCAGAATTTATTGCTCAGCATGAGGCTGTGGCAAGAATTATCAGCTTTTCAGGAGGATGGGATTACAGTGATTCAAAAACGAAAAAAATCGCTGGCTGGTATGCTCAAAAATTGGTGACACCGCCTCAAAATGTTTTTGCAACCTATCATGTGAAGGAAGTAGCAGCAACAAATCTGGCGGAAATTTGTAAAGCATTACATATCCCTGCAGAGAATGTTTTTGCGTTAGACCAACCTATTGATCAAGCTAGGAATAAGCCTAACCCCTATCATGTGGAAGGAGTTAAAAATCCGGTGTATAAACCTATCTGGATAAAAATGCTTGGTTCGGGACTGTAA
- a CDS encoding DUF4876 domain-containing protein yields MKQFILLLLFPVLVLTGCNRDDDFGNNEIKPVPFTVNIKYDASKYPSVSDKGVANVTVILKNSATEDQIIGKTNADGELILDAVLPGTYSIQAELQLKQNEYEQQIGEETSYEIVHFGGFDEKVTINANTSSKLVRITSGNLGDLVIKQYYYAGSDTKLGANFRDQFIEIHNNSDQTIYADGLYLVFLEGNTNNNPTTYTLSNGQYDWSKTAGGGSEANTEYVYSNIFIKIPGNGNQYPILPGKSIVIAQTAINHKMPFDDINGTGVAIQEPDRTIDLSHADFETYMGDYNTSIGKKPFAWDIQNILVPDMLVSYWSIASNDLILNVTSMLGLGILRATDAEVASWKKVASPKAPTGTLFLQIPKNYIIDGIDITDKEQKAPKDFPADIDASRTFIVNAAGQAEATFTGFSVIRKTKEITNGRVVLQDTNNSANDFVTIKANPRGYAQ; encoded by the coding sequence ATGAAACAATTCATACTATTACTCCTATTTCCTGTCCTTGTTCTGACAGGATGCAACAGAGATGATGACTTTGGTAATAATGAGATTAAACCTGTTCCGTTTACCGTAAATATCAAATATGATGCTTCAAAATATCCTTCCGTTTCCGATAAAGGAGTTGCCAATGTAACCGTGATTCTGAAAAACTCTGCAACAGAAGATCAGATTATAGGAAAGACAAATGCAGATGGTGAACTGATTTTGGATGCTGTTCTACCGGGAACTTATAGTATTCAGGCTGAACTGCAACTGAAGCAGAATGAATATGAGCAACAGATTGGAGAAGAAACAAGCTATGAAATTGTACACTTCGGAGGGTTTGATGAAAAAGTAACCATTAATGCCAATACCTCTTCAAAATTGGTCAGAATCACCAGTGGAAACTTGGGAGATCTTGTAATCAAACAGTACTATTATGCAGGTTCGGATACGAAATTAGGAGCCAATTTCAGAGATCAGTTTATTGAAATTCACAACAATTCTGATCAGACTATTTATGCTGACGGTTTATATCTGGTATTTCTGGAGGGGAATACGAATAATAATCCAACTACTTATACTTTATCTAATGGTCAGTACGACTGGAGCAAAACTGCCGGTGGTGGATCTGAGGCAAACACAGAGTATGTATATTCCAATATATTCATTAAAATACCAGGAAACGGAAATCAGTATCCTATTTTGCCTGGGAAAAGTATTGTTATTGCTCAAACCGCTATCAACCATAAAATGCCTTTTGATGATATCAACGGAACTGGTGTGGCGATACAGGAACCTGACAGAACAATAGACCTGAGCCATGCAGATTTTGAAACCTATATGGGTGATTATAACACAAGTATTGGTAAGAAACCTTTTGCATGGGATATTCAGAATATTTTGGTGCCGGATATGCTGGTGTCATACTGGAGCATTGCATCCAATGATTTAATCCTTAATGTAACTTCAATGCTGGGGCTGGGAATTCTGAGAGCAACAGATGCAGAAGTAGCAAGCTGGAAAAAAGTGGCGTCACCTAAAGCTCCAACCGGAACTTTATTTCTGCAAATTCCTAAGAATTATATCATAGACGGAATTGATATTACAGACAAAGAACAAAAAGCGCCTAAAGACTTTCCGGCAGATATAGATGCCTCAAGAACATTTATTGTTAATGCAGCGGGACAGGCTGAAGCTACTTTTACCGGATTTTCTGTAATCCGTAAAACAAAGGAAATTACCAATGGACGTGTAGTATTGCAGGATACGAATAATTCTGCCAATGATTTTGTAACGATTAAAGCAAACCCTCGAGGATATGCACAATAA
- a CDS encoding cytochrome-c peroxidase has product MKDRYIAFLAIAGIICLLSYTSNDPTGYTVEELRTLYSSGDQSKWPAAHLFDEAKEGFQDIGPLSKMNFPEDNPYSEDKMELGKMLFFDPRLSKSGQISCANCHNPEIGWSDGSRVSFGHDRQTGTRNAPTLVNIGYAKTFFWDGRSSTLEEQVKAPIENPVEMNLHMSMATKNIRKIKDYKPFFVKAFGNGEVTEEKIAKAVATFERSLISPPSKFDKFVSGKKDALTDSEINGLHLFRTKANCINCHNTPYFSDQKFHNLGLTYYGRKYEDLGRYIVTKKNEDVGKFKTPTLREVSENKPYMHNGLFPELANIVMMYNAGMGREIPKADQLNDPKFPHKSGMVEKLNLTDDEVFDIVAFLKTLNSYKYKMRPPELPKS; this is encoded by the coding sequence ATGAAAGACAGATATATTGCTTTTCTGGCAATTGCCGGGATAATATGTTTATTAAGTTATACTTCTAATGACCCTACGGGATATACCGTGGAAGAACTTCGTACGTTATACAGCAGTGGAGACCAGAGCAAATGGCCGGCTGCTCACTTATTTGATGAAGCTAAAGAGGGTTTTCAGGATATTGGGCCTTTGTCTAAAATGAATTTCCCTGAAGATAATCCCTATTCCGAAGATAAAATGGAACTGGGGAAAATGTTGTTCTTTGATCCGAGACTTTCTAAAAGCGGACAGATTTCCTGTGCCAACTGCCATAATCCCGAAATAGGCTGGTCAGACGGAAGCAGAGTTTCTTTTGGTCATGACAGGCAGACTGGAACCAGAAATGCACCTACTCTGGTGAATATAGGATATGCCAAAACATTCTTCTGGGACGGTCGTTCATCGACTTTGGAAGAGCAAGTAAAAGCTCCCATTGAAAATCCTGTAGAAATGAATCTTCATATGTCCATGGCAACAAAAAATATCAGAAAAATTAAAGATTATAAACCTTTCTTTGTCAAAGCTTTTGGAAATGGAGAAGTGACTGAAGAGAAAATTGCAAAAGCCGTTGCTACTTTTGAACGTTCGCTGATCAGTCCGCCATCAAAGTTTGATAAATTCGTTTCCGGAAAAAAAGATGCTTTAACGGATTCTGAAATCAACGGGCTTCATTTATTCCGAACTAAAGCAAACTGTATCAACTGTCATAACACCCCTTATTTTTCTGACCAGAAGTTCCATAATCTTGGACTCACCTACTACGGAAGGAAATACGAAGATCTGGGAAGATATATCGTTACTAAAAAAAATGAAGACGTAGGAAAATTCAAAACCCCTACACTGAGAGAGGTTTCTGAAAATAAACCTTATATGCATAACGGACTTTTCCCTGAACTGGCCAACATCGTCATGATGTACAACGCCGGAATGGGCAGAGAAATACCCAAAGCAGATCAGCTCAATGATCCGAAATTTCCTCACAAATCAGGAATGGTAGAAAAACTGAATCTGACAGATGACGAAGTTTTTGATATCGTAGCATTTTTGAAAACACTGAACAGTTACAAATACAAAATGCGTCCACCAGAATTGCCTAAATCATAA
- a CDS encoding DoxX family protein, which produces MKTQQDAAIFLLRITLAFGFLSAGASRLNLWGNQSSGWNNFVTYTAEINSFLPQSWAAGIAVLSTIAELSIGVLLLLGFQIKKTAWSASILTLFFAVAMSISSGIKEPLDYSVFAFSAGAFLLSTFSRYAWSLDHFYNN; this is translated from the coding sequence ATGAAAACTCAACAGGATGCCGCTATTTTTTTATTAAGAATTACCTTGGCTTTCGGATTTTTATCTGCTGGGGCAAGCAGGCTGAATCTTTGGGGAAATCAGTCATCCGGCTGGAACAATTTTGTTACATATACTGCCGAAATAAATTCATTTTTACCACAGTCGTGGGCAGCTGGTATTGCCGTATTATCTACCATCGCTGAATTGTCAATTGGAGTGCTGCTTCTTTTGGGATTTCAAATAAAAAAAACAGCATGGTCCGCCTCTATTCTCACTTTATTTTTTGCAGTTGCGATGAGCATTTCTTCGGGTATTAAAGAGCCTTTGGATTATTCTGTCTTTGCTTTCAGTGCCGGAGCATTTCTCCTGAGTACTTTTTCCCGTTACGCCTGGAGTTTAGACCATTTTTATAACAATTAA
- a CDS encoding thioredoxin family protein, which produces MKYPKIIIVVSLLLFQLGAAQEKADVVLNKAFTEAKVGKKNVLLVFHASWCKWCKMMEKNMDLPETKPIFEKRFVTAYVDVQERGDKKSLENPGGQELMNKYKGENAGLPFWLVLNPKGEVLADSFDDKGENLGSPATPEEVKSFIAKLGKTSKLTNEESQTIEKVFVKK; this is translated from the coding sequence ATGAAATACCCTAAAATTATTATTGTGGTCAGCCTTTTACTGTTTCAGTTGGGAGCAGCACAGGAAAAAGCAGATGTTGTATTAAATAAGGCTTTCACGGAAGCTAAAGTAGGAAAGAAGAATGTTTTATTGGTGTTCCATGCTTCGTGGTGCAAATGGTGTAAAATGATGGAAAAAAATATGGATCTTCCTGAAACCAAACCTATTTTTGAGAAAAGATTTGTCACTGCTTATGTGGATGTTCAGGAAAGGGGAGATAAGAAGAGCCTTGAAAATCCAGGCGGACAGGAACTTATGAATAAATATAAAGGCGAAAATGCAGGACTTCCTTTCTGGCTGGTTCTCAATCCAAAAGGAGAAGTACTGGCAGATTCTTTTGATGATAAAGGAGAAAATCTGGGATCGCCGGCAACCCCTGAAGAAGTAAAGTCTTTCATTGCCAAGTTGGGGAAAACCTCAAAACTTACCAATGAAGAGTCACAGACCATAGAAAAAGTATTTGTGAAGAAATAA
- a CDS encoding helix-turn-helix domain-containing protein, translating to MIEIKKYSNQAGHAEPRRVIKYTLFWCHHGTAEILIDENIFTLKTGQTVTITSGQFHQLKSVDGELTALEFTLDFFCKSDSDIELIFHNGLFCHFGMNEIITIQHPAFFSETLNTIEKEIQEQPYQYLISTHSLVELLLVEINRSKIANGDEIWKPDALFLKFLESVRDNFKNNYQVFHFADLLGTTEAKLNEVSKLHTNKTAQNVIYSLTISEAKRLLHYEKLTVKEIAYQLGFNDPFYFSNFFKKHTSHSPKEYQKTVKEV from the coding sequence ATGATCGAAATAAAAAAATATTCTAATCAGGCAGGACACGCTGAGCCTAGACGGGTCATTAAATATACTTTGTTCTGGTGCCATCACGGAACCGCTGAAATTTTGATTGATGAAAATATCTTCACCCTGAAAACGGGTCAGACTGTAACCATTACTTCGGGACAGTTTCATCAGTTAAAATCTGTTGACGGAGAACTTACTGCATTGGAATTTACCCTGGACTTTTTCTGTAAAAGCGACAGTGATATTGAACTTATTTTTCATAACGGGCTTTTTTGTCATTTCGGGATGAATGAAATAATTACCATACAACATCCTGCATTTTTCTCTGAAACGCTGAATACTATTGAAAAAGAAATTCAGGAGCAGCCTTATCAGTATCTGATCTCGACCCATTCTCTGGTGGAACTGCTATTGGTAGAAATCAACCGCAGTAAAATTGCCAATGGCGATGAAATCTGGAAACCGGATGCTTTGTTTTTAAAGTTCCTGGAAAGTGTAAGGGATAATTTTAAAAACAATTATCAGGTCTTTCATTTTGCAGATCTTCTTGGAACCACTGAAGCCAAACTGAATGAGGTTTCAAAACTTCACACCAACAAAACCGCTCAGAATGTGATCTACAGCCTCACAATTTCTGAAGCTAAAAGACTTTTACACTATGAAAAGCTCACAGTAAAGGAAATTGCTTATCAGCTGGGCTTCAACGATCCATTCTATTTTTCAAACTTCTTTAAAAAACATACTTCACATTCCCCCAAAGAGTATCAGAAGACCGTGAAGGAAGTTTAA
- a CDS encoding DUF6850 family outer membrane beta-barrel protein — MHNNKNKTIRVFQYSILGLAIAGTQFFYAQATQLDSINISAVEKNIRINDPYISFFQPLDFSRTTFQYSSTKQNFKRVQTPEETGSFTFLSEGVYKLNHKIALSGRLKADKTTEDNVPYILSDERTNNSSFIYNPSYYWVSRSAKWQKQSYLINGQFAYNPVKPVILQLGGEGMYAKSYRQNADPRPKVDDYKYKAFAKLGLNWKQHALFGKLSYVHHYKGNDIMFVNMKGNVPANDSIYIRYNEGYGNQYIGNTQYKTSEYKMGGYIWGGEYAFNSNDTHFSAGYDYKNLIERFYRVFEYQDANYNWQKDYTKYSGLKTKLHSFYLNFLGNYNGKKWASMMTYQDQLDTNYNYPLDYTSYRLEQKNLSWQNSLVWFNHKNEAFKVLFDAAYGENRVKDLSVVMGRKLSFFNYRLGAEKEFALKSSHKLAIGLSQNLYVPLEKEFNYQPYQSTKENIFATKIAQPDFAYDATPKIGLNFNASYIFDQNKIRYELFASFSQIWLMNSTYKNQVDYNGRANHVALVGLNVYY, encoded by the coding sequence ATGCACAATAATAAAAATAAGACAATTAGAGTTTTTCAATACAGTATATTGGGATTGGCTATAGCAGGCACTCAGTTCTTTTATGCTCAGGCCACTCAGTTAGACAGTATTAATATAAGTGCTGTAGAAAAGAATATCAGGATCAATGATCCCTATATTTCATTTTTTCAGCCCTTGGATTTTTCCAGGACAACTTTTCAATATTCTTCAACAAAGCAAAATTTTAAAAGAGTTCAGACTCCTGAAGAGACCGGAAGTTTTACTTTTCTGTCTGAAGGAGTATATAAGCTTAATCATAAGATCGCTTTATCAGGAAGACTTAAAGCAGACAAAACAACCGAAGATAATGTTCCTTATATTCTCAGTGACGAAAGAACGAACAATTCTTCCTTTATTTACAATCCCTCTTATTATTGGGTTTCCCGTTCGGCAAAATGGCAGAAACAGAGTTATCTTATCAACGGACAGTTTGCCTATAATCCCGTAAAACCAGTGATTCTTCAGTTGGGAGGAGAAGGAATGTATGCTAAATCTTATCGTCAGAATGCAGATCCGAGACCCAAAGTAGATGATTATAAATACAAAGCTTTTGCAAAATTAGGGTTGAACTGGAAGCAGCACGCTCTATTTGGAAAACTGAGCTATGTGCATCATTACAAAGGAAATGATATCATGTTTGTGAATATGAAAGGAAATGTACCTGCGAATGACAGTATTTATATCCGTTATAATGAAGGCTACGGTAATCAGTATATCGGAAATACCCAATATAAAACTTCTGAATATAAAATGGGAGGCTATATCTGGGGCGGAGAATATGCCTTTAATAGTAATGATACTCATTTTTCTGCCGGATATGATTATAAAAACCTTATTGAACGCTTCTACAGAGTTTTTGAATATCAGGATGCAAACTATAACTGGCAGAAAGATTATACAAAATATTCCGGGCTGAAAACAAAATTGCATAGCTTCTACCTTAATTTTTTAGGAAATTATAATGGAAAAAAATGGGCTTCTATGATGACGTATCAGGATCAGCTGGATACCAATTACAATTATCCTTTGGATTACACATCATACCGTCTGGAGCAGAAGAATCTTTCCTGGCAGAATAGCCTGGTCTGGTTTAATCATAAAAATGAGGCATTCAAGGTTCTTTTCGATGCAGCGTATGGGGAAAATCGTGTAAAAGATTTGTCTGTAGTAATGGGTCGAAAACTGTCATTTTTCAATTACCGACTCGGAGCTGAAAAGGAATTTGCTTTAAAATCTTCTCATAAACTGGCTATTGGTCTTTCTCAAAATCTTTATGTTCCTTTGGAAAAAGAATTCAATTACCAGCCTTATCAAAGCACAAAAGAGAATATCTTTGCAACTAAAATAGCACAGCCGGACTTTGCGTATGATGCAACACCTAAAATTGGTCTTAATTTTAATGCAAGCTATATTTTTGATCAGAACAAAATAAGGTATGAATTGTTTGCAAGTTTTTCCCAGATCTGGCTGATGAACAGTACTTATAAAAATCAAGTTGACTACAATGGCAGAGCTAATCATGTTGCCCTGGTAGGATTGAATGTTTATTATTAA